In bacterium, the genomic window AAATAATGCATGCGTGCAACGGGGAGGAAAGATGTCATCTTCAGGCGATCGCCGACCTGTGCCGTGGGTCGTGCTCAAGTTCGGAGGCACCAGCGTATCCAACCTTGATTGCTGGGAAACCATCGCCTCCATTGTAGAGACCAGGCTGGCCGAGGGGAAGCGTCCGCTCGTAGTCTGCTCCGCGGTCAGCGGCATATCCGACGAGCTGGAGAGGCTGCTGGCCGGCTCACTCAAGGGCTCCCCCGAGGGGGCCCTCGATCGCATAGTCGCAAGACACGCAGCGCTCGCCGAAGAGCTCGCCGTGGATCGCGGCGAGATCGAATCCTGCATCGAGGAGCTCAAGAGGCTGGTGACAGGCGCTTCGATGATCAGGGAGGTGACCCCAAGGCTCAGGGCCAGGGTCATGGCGCAGGGGGAGCTTCTTTCGACCCGGCTTGGCGCCGCATATATGCGCAGGCGAGGTATCGACGCGCAGTGGGCCGACGCCCGCGACCTGCTCGTCTCCATCCAGAGGCCCGGCGCAGGCGCGAGGCAGCTCTACCTGCATGCGGCGTGCGACACCGAGAGGGATCCAGCCCTCTGCGAACACATCTCCTCGATTCCATCGCAAGTGGTGATGACGCAGGGATTCATCGCACGCGACACCGCCGGCGACACCGTGCTCCTCGGCCGCGGCGGATCAGACACATCGGCCTCCTACTTCGCCGCGAAGCTTGGCGCCGAGCGCTGCGAGATATGGACCGACGTGCCGGGGATGTTCACTGCCAACCCTACCCATGTCCCGGACGCGCATCTCATCAAATCGCTGGACTACGACGAGGCGCAGGAGATCGCATCATCCGGCGCAAAGGTTTTGCACCCGAGGTGCCTGGCGCCGGTGCGCAGACACGGCATACCTCTCTCCATCCACTGCCTCTCGTACCCCCATATGCAGGGCACGGTCGTCTCCAGGGACGCGGTGAAGGCCGGGGCGCAGGTGAAGGCGATCTCCTCGAGGTCTGGAATCACCCTGGTCACGATGGAGACGGTGGACATGTGGCAGGAGGTCGGTTTTCTGGCCAGCGCGTTCGAGTGCTTCAAAAGACACAACCTCTCCATCGATCTGGTCTCCACGTCCGAGACAAACGTCACGGTCACGATCGACAAGGCCCATAACGCCATGGGGCCGGAGCTCTTGCCGGCGCTGCTCCTCGACCTCGGCCGCATCTGCCACGCCAGGGCAATAGAGTCCTGCGCTGCGGTGAGCCTGGTCGGCAAGGACATACGTGCGATACTCCACAGGATCGCGCCCGCCCTCGAGGTCTTCGAGGAGCAGAAGATATACCTCGTCTCGCAGGCAGCCAATGATTTGAACGTCACGTTCGTGGTCAACGACGAACAGGCCCAGAGGCTCGTGCGCGAGCTTCACGGCAGCCTCTTCGGCCAGAAGAAGAAAAGTTCCATACTTGGGCCGACCTGGGACGAGATACGAGGGACCGCAGGGGATTCGCGATCCGAGTCCCGGCCCAGGTGGTGGCGAAAGAAGAGGGACGAGCTGCTTTCGCTCGCAGCGGGCCGCACGCCCCTTTATGTCTATGACGGTGCGACGGTGCGAGCGCAGATCGAGCAGCTCAAGTCAATGGAGTCGCTGGACAGGATCTTCTATTCGCTCAAGGCCAACCCGCACCCGGCGATCCTGAAGGAGTCGTACGATGCAGGACTCGGTTTCGAGTGCGTCTCGCCTGGCGAGCTGGAGCAAGCGATCTCCCTGTTCAAGGGCATGGATCCGGCGAGGATCCTCTTCACGCCCAACTTCGCCTCCAGGTCGGAGTACCAGATGGCGCTCAAGCTCGGCGCGACGGTGACGCTGGACAACCTCTTTCCCCTATCCGCGTGGCCGGAGCTCTTCAAGGGCAGGAAAATCTTTTTGAGGATAGATCCGGGCAAAGGGAGGGGACACCACGAGTTCGTGCACACCGCAGGGGCCAAATCAAAATTCGGAATTTCGCCCGACCAGTTCGACGAGCTTCACTCCCTCGTGAAATCCTCCGGAGCGAAGATCGTGGGGCTGCACGCCCACGTGGGGAGCAACATCTTCAAAGCGGAGACGTGGAGCAATACAGCTATGTTCCTTGCCCAGATCGCCGAGCGATTCCCTGAAGTGAGGGTCCTGGATCTGGGCGGCGGTCTCGGGGTGGTGGAGAAGCCGGGTGTGGAGCCGCTGGACCTGCGGGAGGTCGACTCCACGCTCTGCAGGGCAAAGCGCGCAAACCCGCGCTGCGAGCTGTGGATCGAGCCAGGCAGGTACTTGGTGGCCGAGGCCGGGGTCCTGCTCGCAAAGGTCACGCAGACGAAGACAAAGGGCGACTACCGCTATGTGGGCATAGATGCCGGGATGAACACCCTGATCAGGCCGGCCCTCTACGGGGCTTATCACGAGATCGTGAACCTCACCAGGCTCGACGAACCGCCTGTGGCCACTGCGGACGTGGTCGGCCCCATATGCGAATCCGGAGATGTGCTCGGCCACGACAGGCGCATGCCAGAGCCTCGGGAAGGGGACGTGATACTCATCGGGACCGCAGGAGCCTACGGGCGCGTGATGAGCTCATCGTATAACTTGAGAGCTCCAGCG contains:
- a CDS encoding bifunctional aspartate kinase/diaminopimelate decarboxylase produces the protein MSSSGDRRPVPWVVLKFGGTSVSNLDCWETIASIVETRLAEGKRPLVVCSAVSGISDELERLLAGSLKGSPEGALDRIVARHAALAEELAVDRGEIESCIEELKRLVTGASMIREVTPRLRARVMAQGELLSTRLGAAYMRRRGIDAQWADARDLLVSIQRPGAGARQLYLHAACDTERDPALCEHISSIPSQVVMTQGFIARDTAGDTVLLGRGGSDTSASYFAAKLGAERCEIWTDVPGMFTANPTHVPDAHLIKSLDYDEAQEIASSGAKVLHPRCLAPVRRHGIPLSIHCLSYPHMQGTVVSRDAVKAGAQVKAISSRSGITLVTMETVDMWQEVGFLASAFECFKRHNLSIDLVSTSETNVTVTIDKAHNAMGPELLPALLLDLGRICHARAIESCAAVSLVGKDIRAILHRIAPALEVFEEQKIYLVSQAANDLNVTFVVNDEQAQRLVRELHGSLFGQKKKSSILGPTWDEIRGTAGDSRSESRPRWWRKKRDELLSLAAGRTPLYVYDGATVRAQIEQLKSMESLDRIFYSLKANPHPAILKESYDAGLGFECVSPGELEQAISLFKGMDPARILFTPNFASRSEYQMALKLGATVTLDNLFPLSAWPELFKGRKIFLRIDPGKGRGHHEFVHTAGAKSKFGISPDQFDELHSLVKSSGAKIVGLHAHVGSNIFKAETWSNTAMFLAQIAERFPEVRVLDLGGGLGVVEKPGVEPLDLREVDSTLCRAKRANPRCELWIEPGRYLVAEAGVLLAKVTQTKTKGDYRYVGIDAGMNTLIRPALYGAYHEIVNLTRLDEPPVATADVVGPICESGDVLGHDRRMPEPREGDVILIGTAGAYGRVMSSSYNLRAPAEEHFLKA